Below is a window of Nicotiana tabacum cultivar K326 chromosome 19, ASM71507v2, whole genome shotgun sequence DNA.
CTGATATGAAGGCAGTTCACAAACTGTTCTTTGAGTTTGTGAACATTTATGTGTTGCCCAGATCTGAGAAGAGGCATGAGGGCACATACATAAACATGTCTACTGAACATACCTTCTATGATGATCAAGCATTTTGCCAAGGTGGTCGATCCATCAAAGGGGGCACATGCACTACCTAATGGATATTTGCTCTCTGTGTTGTTTGAGCATTATCGAGTTCCTTTGAGGGCTGACACGAAAGAAACTAGGAAGGACATATTTGACAAAAAAGACATTGTAGGAGTGTGACTGTCTTCCCATGAAACCATGTGCTACTAGCAATAGTCTGATCACTCAGTTGTTGAATATACTCTACTAATTTACTATTTTTGTGTCACGTTGAAACATGTTCTTGTAACCTTTGTTGGTTTGGTCTTAAGAGGTTTAATATGGTGCATAGGtaaatttttcatatttattatttgttgtgtCTTATGTGTCATTGAAGCAGATTCTTGTAACTTTTGTTAGTTTGGGCCTAAGAGGTGTAATATGGTgtatatataaaattttcatatttttgctTTGAGCTCTTGATTTTTGTGCATGTTAATGtagtatttatttaatttttcactttttctaAGTTGATACTTTGTTTTCTAATAATGCCAAATGAGAAAAGTTAAGGATGTGAACATATATTGATCAACGAACATGATCCCTACATTATAATTATATTGTTGACTGTTGTGCCTGTGTTCAAAAGATGTTTGCAGGAAAGTGTTGATGATTAATCTagttaaactttttttttatcttcAGGGTTGCAATAAATGGATTGCAAAAAAGTGGTGGTATTTAATCTGGTTCTTAtgttaaatttgcacataggtttgtcatcatcaaaaagggccAATTTATTGAACTGAACTTAAATATTTTGATGATTAGAAAAAGTTTTCAAAGAATTAGGTCTCTTGAAGATATTTATTGTACTAATAAACAGGGATGCAACAAGCAGAGATCAAATGAACCAGGTTGTTCGAGTACGATGATCAAGAGCTACGAACCGATTCTTGATGTAAGTTAAATTTCTTGAAGAATTTATTCCGTGAGCTGCAGGCATTGTATCGACGGTAGGAGTTCGTGGTCAataaagattaattaattgttatacttatataaaagtaaatgagTATAAAAATTGCCGatatttaaagaaactaaatccTAAAAGGATTATTTTCCTTAACCGAAATATTCTAGGTTTTGGAGCAAACAATGAAGAAGGTATTGGCCAATCTCGCTCTTATATAAAGTATCACGTTGCTGATATTGACTCTTATGCTATTGTGACAATAGGTCGTTTTGAGCACTAGCCTTTATTTTTGTGTTATGAGACCTCTCGTAGCTTAATTTGGTAATTTAttacttgcgtgcgtagtccgcaTCGATTTCTAGATAGGTTATGTATGAAATTTCAAAAaacaatatgatttttaactTAAACTAAGGTTTGCGTTGACCACGATTAACGGTTTTTGGTAAATGACCACGGttcggtattttgatgattttggtaggttcgtatgatatttttggacttgtactcATATTTTGTTGGGGTCCCGGGTGAACCGAGGGTGTTTCAGTGCATTATGTGAAATTTGACAAAAAATGAGtttcaaagttaaaattttaagttttgatgatcgattcttgatatttgatattattttgatggtTTGTGatagcgagcaagtttgtatgatgttattacacttgtgtgcatattcgGATTGGAGCCCGAGGGGATCAAGTAAGTTGGGGATcaattttggttgatgttagaaCTACTGAGGCATAGCAGTTGCTGGTGTGAACTTGCAGGTCTCGCAATTGTGATGACCTGATCGCAATTCCGAGCCTTGCATTTGTGATGTCAGGCTCGCAAATGCGGGCCCGGGGTTAACGtttattgactttttgaaatataatcaaaattgaatctttttcattggtgggtattttttaaaatttattttgaattatttaaccGATTATTGGGTGGATTCGGttagtttggaggcttgttcgaaaggaaaagccattgttgattgttgattttaTTGCAGAATGAGGTAAACGCCATGGTTAACCTTGAATTGAGGGAATTAGGGTAGAATCGAGTCTATTTGCTATGTCAACTATGTGTTGGGGCGaagtatatgcgaggtgacgagtgtatatacattAGCCATGGGATAAGCATCTAGGTGGAATTTGCCTTATTTGTACCATGTTGTTTCATTTACTATGCCTTCCAAGACTTAGATAGATCATTTATTCTATGATTTCGCTTTAGTGTTTATTGCTTATGTTGAAATTATTGTGATATTGGATGTTGAGTTCCCGGAAGTTGTTGATCAGTTGTTGGTACCAATCGTTGAAAGTTTCTCATATGACGAGTTGTATTCTAACACTATTGTTGAAGTTGAAATTTTCTTCCCACCTTGCTTGATAtttatgttgttgttgctgcttggTGAGTAAGAGTGAAGAGCGCGAAGGGTGTTATTGTGCCTCATTTGCTTACCGATATCACTGATTGAGTGAATGTGaggataaaagcacgaagggtgatgtcgtgcacatgctTATATATCATGAGAGGTTAAAACacaaagggtgatatcgtgcataTACATTTTTATTAtgatcatgtgaggatgagagtaaaagtacgaagggtgatgtcgtgcacttgcaTTTATCtgatttggtgaggatgagagtaaaagcacgaaggttgatgccatGCGAGTTTGTTGAATTCATTTTTTACTTGATATTTGGTAGTGTGGATTTCGACTTGGtggttttgtttcccattttggAAAGAGGCTTACTTCATGATTCTTATTTACTGTTCCGTCTATTGTCCCCTATACTTTCCCCTATCTCATTGTTTCATTTAACTCTTTACTATattcgttatatatatatatatatatatataaattgtacaAGTTTATTttaggtgtcttgtcttagcctcatcactacctcgtcgaggttaggctcaatacTTACGAAGTAcattaggtcggttgtactcatactacacttttataCTTCTTGTACAGATCATCGGTACCAGCGGATCCTCGAGAGGTGCTTAGCAGATACTACGCTGGTGATTCGAGGTAGAGTTGTATCCCGTCCGCAGGCCTTAAGACATTATCTTACCTCTATTATGTTGTTTCCACTATATTCGGACAATATTACATTTCTTTCAAAACCTTGTATTTAGTTGGATCTAGAATCTCATGTACTTATGACACCAAATCTTGGGATGGTTTATGTTAGTTGTTGGTTTTAGAACTTTATTAAGTTATCACCGAGCTGTTTTTATGATATGTTATTGATCAGTGGTCAGATATTTATAGCTTTTCTTTTCGTATTATCTgttgtgttggcttgcctagcaagcagtgttaggcgccatcacaatcctGATTGGTTgtatttttgggtcgtgacaagtttgtatcagagccctaggttacctaggtctcacgagtaatgagcaagcttagtagagtcttgaggaatGGTAcaaagacatttgtacttatcttctagaggatATAAGGCTTTAagaaatttcactttctttctaTCTCTATagtgtgattttattctatctttgagtttgaatcattctaatctatattctctcacaaatggtgaggaaaCATACAACATCCACAGCTGATCAGGAGCCGGAGCACCAGGTTGCAGCCACTcagggccgcaagaggccggggccgaggtagagccagaggtagaggcaaAGCAGCAGGATGATGAGATCCTTGTTCCGCCAGAGCTAGTAGTTCcatctcaggtcccagaggggttcattgcttcAGAACGCTCTAGTCCGCTTGGTCGGACATATAGAGAGTGTGGCTTAGTCAGGTGTATTCCCTATGGCACCAACCGTCTCTGAGGCTAGGGGAGGTgcccagactcccgctactcacactccagagcagatggttCACCGGTATCAGACTCCGGCAGTTCCACCAGTTAGAGCAGTTCAGCCTGTTATTACTACATAGTCCGGGGAGGGACCCACAATGTCAGCTGAGGGGGTGAcgaggttggacaagtttaccaagttGTTTCACCTTCGCTTTGGCggtacatcttctgaggacccccaggattacATAGACCATTGCCATGAGatactgcacaacatgagtaTAGTGGAGTCCAACGGCATTGACTTTATAATGTTTCAGATGTATGgctctgccaagaggtggtggcaggaGTATGTTCGGGACAGACCAGTAGGTTCACCTTCTCTCACTTGGGCTCAGTTCTTATAgttattcttggagaagttcatccCCTTGACTCAGAAAAAGGACTTCCGCAGTCAGTTTGAGCACCTCCAGCAGGGTAgcatgaccgttactcagtatgagaccagatttgtGGACTTATCATGCCATGCAACTATATTGATACTTACTGAGAGGGAGTGGGTGCGAAGATTTATAGATAGCCTTACTTATGGCATCAGGCTACATATGTCTAGAGAGACtgaggatgatatttctttcacACGAGTTATAGAAATCGCTAGGCAGATCTAAAGGATTCGTGCACAGGGTAGAGAGGCACCATTTAAGAATAGGCCTCGTCATTTCGGTGGTTTTAGttgtgcctcatctggaggcagaggtTCATTTGATAGAGGCCATTATATCATGCCGGTTCAGTCAGCGCTTCAGGTATCATATGGGGCTTCAGGCAGTCGTGGTTGTTATGGGTCTCATCCTGAGCAGCTAGTATTCAGTGCACCTTTAGCTCCAATCAGTGCACCACCGATTCAAAGTTATCACACTAGTTATTTGGACCGTAAGGGTCAGTTATAGGGTCAGTAGTATCAGTCGAGGGCTTGCTATATTTGTGGGTACCTGAGGCACGTCGCAAGGTTTTACCCTGGGTCACAGAGCAACATACCATAGTAGGGTACTCATGCCATGATTCCGGCATCAGTTGCTCCGCCACCTACCCAGATAGCTAGGGGTAGGGGTCAAACAGCTAAAGGTGTAGGCCATCGCATGAGAGGTCGTTcgagaggtggaggtcagattgGTGGGGCTCAGAACAGTTGCTTTGCATTTCCATCTAGACCTAAGGCAGAGTTGTCCGATGCGGTCATAACAAGTATTATTTCGGTATGTCATATAGATGCATCAGCTTTATTTGCTCCAAGTTTTACTTATTCGTATATGTCATcctattttatttcaaaattggATATGTcacgtgattctttgagtactcCTATTTATATGTCTATGCCCGTTGGGGATTTTATTATGGTGGACCGGGTCTATTGTTCTTGTTTTTCACCGTATCACGCTATCTTAGATTGTCATGACAATACTGTGACATTAACCATGCCAaggttgcctcgattggagtgggGAGGGACTCTTGGTCACTCCACTAGCAGGGTGGTTTCATATATGAAgtctcggcgtatggtcgagaaggggcgTTTGGCGTATTTGGCTTATATCCGTGATTCTAGtgtagaggttccttccatggattcggtTCCCGTGGTGAGTGAGTTTCCATAGGTGTTTCCTACATatttgtcgggtatgccaccccaTATGGATATCTACTTTTGCTTCGACTTGGTTCCGGGcaattagcctatcttaattccaccataccgtatggctctcgttgagttgaaataattgaaggaaaAGTTGTAGGATTTGACAAGGGATTTATTAAACCTAGTATCTCACCTTGGGGGTGCTCTgggttgtttgtaaagaaaaaggatggatcgatgaggatgcgTAGAGACTATCAACAGGTGAACAAGTTCagtatcaagaataagtatttgttactgaggattgatgacttatttgacctgtttcagggtgccaaggtgttttccaagaatgatttgagatctggctaccatcagatGGTGATTAGGGCATcggatatccctaagacagcttttcggacgtggtatggtcactacaagttcttggtgatgtcatttggcttgaccaATACCCTAgcaacctttatggatttgatgaaccgagtattcAAGCCTTACCTGGATTCCTTcgtgatcgtcttcattgatgatattttggttcactctcgcagtcgagaggagcatgagcagcacctacaGATTGCACTTTGGACATTGAAGGatcgtcagttatatgccaatgccttgagcaggaaggcagagaGCATGAGTAGTTTGGCATTTTTACCGACAGTGGAGAGGCCATtagacatggatgttcaggctttggctaatcggttcgtgaggttggatgtttcggagcatAGCCGGGTTCTTGCTTATGTTGTGGCACCGTCATCATTGTTGGAGCATATCAAGGcttgccagtttgatgatcctcacttgttagTGTTGAAAGACACGGTGTAAcggggtggtgctaaggaggttgtgattggaggtgatggtgttatgcggcttCAAGGCCGGATTTGTGTTTTGAATGCCGATGGGTTGAGGGTGTTGATACTTGAGGAGGCTCACATTTCGCGCTATTCCATTCACCTAGGTATCACGAAGATGTACTGTGACTTGAAAcatcactattggtggcggaggataaagaaagatattTTCAGTCATGTCTTTCGGTGTTTGTATtatcaacaggtaaagtatgagcatcagaaatcGGGTGGGTTGAATCAGAAATTGGTAATACTGGAGTGAAACTAGGATCGTATTACTATGTACTTTGTGGTAGTCTTACCACAAACCTTGAGGAAATATGACActgtttgggttattgtggattggttgactaagtccgcacactttattcctgtggcgacttcctattcttcagagttgttggctcagatttacatatGGGAAATTATCCGCCGGCATGGTGTGCCCATTTTCATCATTTCTGATCAGGACACATagttcacatcgcatttttggagagtcgtgcagtgtgagttgggcacgcgagTCGAGTTGAGTAccgcatttcatcctcagacggatggacaatccggtcacactatttagatattggaagatatgttgcGGGCATGCTCTATAGATTTTGGGGGTCAGTGGGACCATTTTTTTACCTCTAgcggagttcgcctacaacaacagttattagtggAGTATCCAGATAGCTCTGTACGAGGCCTTATATaggaggcgatgtcgttcaccaGTTAGTTAGTTGAGCCcagtgaggctagattgttgggcactgatttggtttttgatgttttggagaaggttaaggtgattcaggagcgacttttgtacaactcagtccaagcaaaagagttatgtggaccggaaggttcgtgatgtggcttACATGGAGGGTGAAAAGGTTCTTCtccgagtgtcacctatgaagggcttgatgtggtttgggaagaaggaaaagttgcgcccgaggtttattggtctaTTTAAGATctttgagagagttggagaggttgcttataggcttgcattgcctcctagcctagcaGGGGTACATCCGGTATTTTACGTCCCCATGCTTCGGAAGTAGCATAAGGATAAGTCACATGTTTTAGAGTTCATCACAGTGATGCTTGATGAGAATTTGACCTATGAGGAAGAGCTGGTAcctattctagaccagcaggttcgtaAGTTGAGAtttaagagttttccttctgtgaaAGTGccttggagaggtcagccgatttAGGAGGCTATGTGGGAGTTTGAAtccgatatgcagagtagatacccacaccttttTACCAGTCAAGGTACACTTTTATGTCCATTAGAAGACAAACGTTTCttttagaagtggagaatgtgatgactcgaTAGGTCGTTTTAAGTACTAACCTTTATTTCTGTATTTAGAGACTAGATGTAGATTTGGTGATTAATAATTTATGTGCATAGTTCGTGTCAATTTTCGGATAGGTTATGTGTGAAATTTcaaagaaaatgtgatttttgactaaaaatgagGTTTGAGTTGACCACAGTCAACGTTTTTGGTAGACGACCCTGGTTCAGTATTTTGACGATTacggtaggttcgtatgatatttttggacttgtacgcatatTTGGTTTGGGTCCCGGGTGACCCGAGGGTGTTTCGACGCAATGTGTGAAaggatgcaaaaattgagtttcaaagttgaaatcttgagttttgatgatcggttcttgatatttgatgttattttaatgattcgtggtagcaagagaggttgtatgatattattacaccTGTGTGCTTGTTTGGATTGGATCCCGAGAGGCTCGGGCGAGTTTCAGATCAGTTTTGGTTGATGTTGGAAATACTGAAGCATAGCAGTTGCTGGTGTGAACTTGCAGGTCTCGCAATTGTGAAGACTTTCACAATTGCGAGCCTCGCATTTGTGGTGTCAGGCTCGAAAATGCAAACATAGACTGGGGGTTGGGTCTTCTCATATGCGAAGAAATTTTCGCTTTTGCAAACTATTTTGTGATCACTTTTTGCCGCCTTTATGTCGCATTTGCTACACTTTGTTAGGTAGggcagcttcgcatttgcgagtggggtgtccttcacaaatgcgaagttatcgcatttgcgaatattGTATGGCTGGACActgatcacatttgcgatcaatggttcgcttttgcgatggtcgcaattgcgaacaagagttcgcaattgcgacatctgcagctgggtaaaagtgAAAAATTTTGGGACTTAGCTTATTTCACACCATTTTTCAACTCTGAACTCTTTAGAGGCGATTTGTGAAGaggattttcttcccaaattaatTGGTAAGTAACTTTAgctagttttcaatcaatttcaattacttttccatgaattttaacatcaaatccatgaatttcaacgtagaaattaagggttttgggtagaatttaggaattttataaaattgagatttagacctcgaattgaggtcagatttcaaaataaatcacataaccgggctcgggggtgaatgaatAATTGAAATTTGGTCCGATTCTCGGATTTCGGCCAAGCGGGTCtggggttaacttttgttgactttttaaaatatgataaaaattgaacctttttcattcgtgggtagcttttaaagcttattttgaattgtttgaatgatAATTGGGtagattcggttggtttggaggcttgttcgaaaggaaaAACCATGGTTGATTGTTAATTTTATTGCAGAaggaggtaagtgtcgtggttaccCATTAATTGAGGGAATAAAGGTAGAATCAAGTCTTTTTGCTATGTGAACAACGTGTTGGGGGTGGCGTATAAGCGAGGGGACGAGTGTATAAGTGTTGGCCATGGGATAAGCATCCGGGCGGAATTTGCCTAATTTGTACCATGTTGCTTCATTTACTATACCTTCCAAGCCTTAGATAGATCGTTTATTCTTTGACTATTCACTTTCGTATTTATTGCTTATGTTGAAATTGTTGTGATATAGGAAGTTGAGTTCGCGAAAGTTGATCAGTTTTTGGTACCAATCGTTGAAAGATTCTCATATGATGAGCTGTATTCTAACACTATTGTTGAAGTTGAAATTTTCTTCCCACCTTGCTTGATTTTtgtgttattgttattgctttgtgAGGAGTGaagagcacgaagggtgttgttgtACCTCATTTGTATATTGATATCATTGATTAAGTGAATGTGAGGATAAAAtaacgaagggtaatgtcgtgcacaTGTTTATTTATCATGAGAGATTAAAGcttgaagggtaatgtcgtgcatatgcatttttattatgatcatgtaaggatgagagtaaaagcacgaagggtgatgttgtgcacatGTATATATCtgatatggtgaggatgagagtaaaagtacgaagggtgatgccgtgtgaATTTATTGAATTCGTTGTTTTacttgatatttggtaatgtgaatTTCGACTTAGTGGTTTCGTTGCCCATTTTGGAAataggtttaattcatgattctTATTTACTCTTCCATCCATTGTCCCCTATACGTGCCATTATCCCGTTGTTTCATTTGACTATTTACTTGTtattcctttatatatatatatatatatatatatatatatatatatatatatatatatatatatatatatatatttgtattccGTCGAAGTAAGAAACCATGGCATATATGTTTGGAATAGATTCCATTTTGAGAGAGTTAAAAAAGAACTATCTCGTTGAAAGGTTCTATACATCTGCCCTTTCTCAACATATTTATTTAAACAAAGATtctattttttcctcttttcggaTGTTAAATCTTTCTTAGCTATATATATAGCTGTACAAATTTATTGTAGGCGTCTTGTCTTAGCttcatcactacctcgtcgaggttaggctcaacacttacagAGTATATTGGGTCGATTTTAGTCATATTAcatttctgcacttcttgtatagATTTTGACATCGATACTAGCAGAGCCCTAAGAGGTGCTTAGCAGATACTGCGTTGGTGATTCGAAGTAGAGCTGTATCTAGTCCGCAGACCTTGAAACATTGTCTTACCTCTACTGTGTAGTTTCCACTTTATTCGGACAATGTTGCATTTCTTTCAGAACCTTGTATTTAGTTAGATTTagaagctcatgtacttgtgacaccaaatcttGGGGTGCTAGTTGTTGGTTTTagaactttattatattatcaccGAGCTCTGTTTACGGTATGTTATTGATCAGTTGTAAGATGTTTATTTCTTTTCGTATTCTTTattgtgttggcttgcctagagaGCAATATTAGGCCCCATCATGACTCTGATTGGCTGGGATTTGGGTTGTGATAGCTATTTCATAGATTTACTACAAATTTACTCACGACAAATAGCAATCACGGTAAGAATGTACTTTCAAAGATTCAAGCTGCACAACTGAAGAATCTGATTGAAGAAGAAGTTTCTAGTTGTTTAGGTCTTGATTCATTATTCTTTAATTGTAACTTATTCTGTTTTTGAGAAGTGTATTTGTAGGTAAACAATTATTAGAATTTGTTTTGAAGTACTAGGCTAGAGCTTATAGTCTATGAGAGctataagaggcagctacaattgGGTTGATTGTAGGGGCTAAAATACTAGAGTTCATAGTCCTTTGGTTTCGCGAAAATTGAGCAAGACACCGTTCACCCTCTCTCGTGTCTAGGTGGACTATAAAATAATAAAGTGCTTACAAACCAAAAAACCTTAAAAGCACAAAACACCATTTTAAGATGAACAAAGTAAAGGCAAAAGTAAAATAGAACCGAAGGCTGATACATTGACAAAGAGCTACAGCAACATGGTCAACATACTACTACTTCGACAATGATCTTTGAACTCTTCTCAGCAAACGAAGTAGAGTGACCAAATCACTGGTGATGTATAATCAACTTATCAGCCACTAAGCCGATACCTGCTTTCTCCCTATAATCAAAGGTTTCCAAAGAGAAAAATGCATCCGCAGAGGTCCCAGGAATGAACAAGTTCGCTAGTTCCGCGGAGTCAAAATTACTAGACTCAACTCTTTGGAAGGTGGAAGATTCATTCTGATATCTCTCTATCTGCGTCCTCCAGTGAACAGTGTTACCATCCACTCTAGCTTTCAATCTGCAAAATAAGCAATCAGAAAGTGAAGTATGATCAAATGAAACATAAAAACATGGTAAAAGCCTATAATGTTCCAGATATGAGCTCAAAGAACAGAAAGATGGGGCTGTGGAAAAAATTATGCAGTCGAGAGACCCTTTGGGCATGGTATTGATAATGTAGATGAAAGGAACTGAACAGTGAAATCATATCATATAAAGGAAACTTTAGAGATGAACTTCACATGTCAAAGAACTACATTTGTTAGTAACTACCAAATCAGCAGCATGTAATCGTCTCTTAGTGGAGATCTGAATTGAAGTTAtctttcctgatgaagaaatgtTCAGTAACTTACCGCAATCGAACGCTCTGATAATCTCTGTTAACCACAGGAAGCCATTCTGAGTCACCACCGCAATCCTTGTATCTCTGCTCAACAAGAATATCACACTCATCCAGAACTTCACATAAACGCCGAGAAGCAGCCACCACAAAAGTGAGTCGACGATTAGCATCATCAAACTTTCTAATTTCTAACTGCACCTTGAGGCGACTACAATGCAGCTTCAAATCAATGTCATTGTGCATAATACGTATTCTTGGGTTTCCATCATAAAAGGAGGCAGGGATTGCAAAAGTAGAAGGTATAGAAACTTCATTAGGAGAAATCCATGAACTTTGAAGTACTTCAGGAAAAATAGACTCCTGCACATAAACCAAAATATATAGCTCCGCAGACTAAAGTAATGTTCATGTAGTAACTAGTAAGGACACTAGCATCAGAAGACCGTTATATATGACTGATTCAACCAACAATTCAGGTGTCCAGATTCATTTTTTCAAATTATGACTTTTTTTCCTATGAAAGGAACTTCATCTAAAATAGGTTACTTCCGTCTTAATGATTCTCAACTTAAGCAGTTAAGTAAATACACGACAACACTTTTGATCG
It encodes the following:
- the LOC107767641 gene encoding protein NEN4 isoform X1; its protein translation is MEIDGEGEAIVFFDLETTFQDRVLLEFGAIFVCPRRLIELDSYSTLIRPTDPSFSDTFSGHHGITRADLASAPLFPEVADDIYQILNARIWAGHNIKDFDCPLIKEEFAEIGWRAPRYRQLIDSYPLLTEWFGKRAGDMKLSTLAAYFRFEEQPHRCLPDVRMNLEVLKHCGTVLFLESIFPEVLQSSWISPNEVSIPSTFAIPASFYDGNPRIRIMHNDIDLKLHCSRLKVQLEIRKFDDANRRLTFVVAASRRLCEVLDECDILVEQRYKDCGGDSEWLPVVNRDYQSVRLRLKARVDGNTVHWRTQIERYQNESSTFQRVESSNFDSAELANLFIPGTSADAFFSLETFDYREKAGIGLVADKLIIHHQ
- the LOC107767641 gene encoding protein NEN1 isoform X2; protein product: MEIDGEGEAIVFFDLETTFQDRVLLEFGAIFVCPRRLIELDSYSTLIRPTDPSFSDTFSGHHGITRADLASAPLFPEVADDIYQILNENMNDSKCRIFGVALLSMLSTLAAYFRFEEQPHRCLPDVRMNLEVLKHCGTVLFLESIFPEVLQSSWISPNEVSIPSTFAIPASFYDGNPRIRIMHNDIDLKLHCSRLKVQLEIRKFDDANRRLTFVVAASRRLCEVLDECDILVEQRYKDCGGDSEWLPVVNRDYQSVRLRLKARVDGNTVHWRTQIERYQNESSTFQRVESSNFDSAELANLFIPGTSADAFFSLETFDYREKAGIGLVADKLIIHHQ